A single genomic interval of Brassica napus cultivar Da-Ae unplaced genomic scaffold, Da-Ae ScsIHWf_1846;HRSCAF=2482, whole genome shotgun sequence harbors:
- the LOC125599361 gene encoding DNA-directed RNA polymerase subunit beta' isoform X2 has product MSGFEGGRSYSGPYPNFSFARPITKKPTFLRLRGSFEYEIQSWKYSIPLFFTTQGFDIFRNREISTGAGAIREQLADLDLRIIIENSLVEWKQLGEEGPTGNEWEDRKIVRRKDFLVRRMELAKHFIRTNIEPEWMILCLLPVLPPELRPIIQIEGGKLMSSDINELYRRVIYRNNTLTDLLTTSRSTPGELVMCQEKLVQEAVDTLLDNGIRGQPMRDGHNKVYKSFSDVIEGKEGRFRETLLGKRVDYSGRSVIVVGPSLSLHRCGLPREIAIELFQTFVIRGLIRQHLASNIGVAKSQIREKKPIVWEILQEVMQGHPVLLNRAPTLHRLGIQSFQPILVEGRTICLHPLVCKGFNADFDGDQMAVHVPLSLEAQAEARLLMFSHMNLLSPAIGDPISVPTQDMLIGLYVLTSGTRRGICANRYNPCNRKNYQNERIYETNYKYMKEPFFCNSYDAIGAYRQKRINLDSPLWLRWQLDQRVIASKEVPIEVHYESFGNYHEIYAHYLIVRSVKKQTFCIYIRTTVGHISFYREIEEAIQGFSQACSYDT; this is encoded by the coding sequence ATGTCCGGTTTTGAGGGGGGGAGATCATATAGTGGACCCTATCCCAATTTTTCTTTTGCTAGGCCCATAACGAAAAAACCTACTTTCTTACGATTAcgaggttcatttgaatatgAAATTCAATCCTGGAAATACAGCATCCCACTTTTTTTTACTACTCAAGGTTTCGATATATTTAGAAATCGAGAAATTTCTACTGGGGCGGGTGCTATCCGAGAACAATTAGCCGATTTAGATTTGCGAATTATTATAGAAAATTCGTTGGTAGAATGGAAACAATTAGGAGAAGAAGGTCCCACGGGGAATGAATGGGAAGATCGAAAAATTGTAAGAAGAAAAGATTTTTTAGTTAGACGTATGGAATTAGCTAAGCATTTTATTCGAACAAATATAGAACCGGAATGGATGATTTTATGTCTCTTACCGGTTCTGCCTCCCGAGTTGAGACCCATCATTCAGATAGAAGGGGGTAAACTGATGAGTTCAGATATTAATGAACTCTATAGAAGAGTTATCTATCGGAACAATACTCTTACTGATCTATTAACAACAAGTAGATCTACACCAGGGGAATTAGTAATGTGTCAGGAAAAATTGGTACAAGAAGCCGTGGATACACTTCTTGATAATGGAATCCGTGGACAACCCATGAGGGATGGTCATAATAAGGTTTACAAGTCATTTTCAGATGTAATTGAAGGAAAAGAGGGAAGATTTCGCGAGACTCTGCTTGGCAAACGGGTCGATTATTCGGGGCGTTCGGTGATTGTCGTTGGACCCTCACTTTCATTACATCGCTGTGGATTGCCTCGCGAAATAGCAATAGAGCTCTTCCAGACATTTGTAATTCGTGGTCTAATTAGACAACATCTGGCTTCGAACATAGGAGTTGCTAAGAGTCAAATTCGTGAAAAAAAGCCGATTGTCTGGGAAATCCTTCAAGAAGTTATGCAGGGGCATCCCGTATTACTGAATAGAGCACCTACTCTACATAGATTAGGCATACAGTCATTCCAACCCATTTTAGTGGAAGGACGCACTATTTGTTTACATCCATTAGTTTGTAAGGGGTTCAATGCAGACTTTGATGGGGATCAAATGGCTGTTCATGTGCCTTTATCTTTAGAAGCTCAAGCAGAGGCTCGTTTACTTATGTTTTCTCATATGAATCTCTTATCTCCAGCTATTGGAGATCCCATTTCTGTACCGACTCAAGATATGCTGATTGGACTCTATGTATTAACGAGCGGCACTCGTCGAGGTATTTGTGCAAACAGATATAATCCATGTAATCGaaaaaactatcaaaatgaAAGAATTTACGAAACAAACTATAAGTATATGAAAGAACCCTTTTTTTGCAATTCCTATGATGCAATTGGAGCTTATCGGCAGAAAAGAATCAATTTAGATAGTCCTTTGTGGCTTCGGTGGCAATTAGATCAACGCGTTATTGCTTCAAAAGAAGTTCCTATCGAAGTTCACTATGAATCTTTTGGTAACTATCATGAGATTTATGCACACTATCTGATAGTAAGAAgtgtaaaaaaacaaactttttgtatatatattcgaACCACAGTTGgtcatatttctttttatcGAGAAATCGAGGAAGCTATACAAGGTTTTTCTCAAGCTTGTTCATATGATACCTAA
- the LOC125599361 gene encoding DNA-directed RNA polymerase subunit beta' isoform X1 — MNHKISYMIDRYKHQQLRIGLVSPQQISAWATKKIPNGEIVGEVTKPYTFHYKTNKPEKDGLFCERIFGPIKSGICACGNYRVIGDEKEDSQFCEQCGVEFVDSRIRRYQMGYIKLTCPVTHVWYLKRLPSYIANLLDKPLKELEGLVYCDFSFARPITKKPTFLRLRGSFEYEIQSWKYSIPLFFTTQGFDIFRNREISTGAGAIREQLADLDLRIIIENSLVEWKQLGEEGPTGNEWEDRKIVRRKDFLVRRMELAKHFIRTNIEPEWMILCLLPVLPPELRPIIQIEGGKLMSSDINELYRRVIYRNNTLTDLLTTSRSTPGELVMCQEKLVQEAVDTLLDNGIRGQPMRDGHNKVYKSFSDVIEGKEGRFRETLLGKRVDYSGRSVIVVGPSLSLHRCGLPREIAIELFQTFVIRGLIRQHLASNIGVAKSQIREKKPIVWEILQEVMQGHPVLLNRAPTLHRLGIQSFQPILVEGRTICLHPLVCKGFNADFDGDQMAVHVPLSLEAQAEARLLMFSHMNLLSPAIGDPISVPTQDMLIGLYVLTSGTRRGICANRYNPCNRKNYQNERIYETNYKYMKEPFFCNSYDAIGAYRQKRINLDSPLWLRWQLDQRVIASKEVPIEVHYESFGNYHEIYAHYLIVRSVKKQTFCIYIRTTVGHISFYREIEEAIQGFSQACSYDT; from the exons ATGAATCACAAAATTTCTTATATGATCGATCGGTATAAACATCAACAACTCCGAATTGGATTAGTTTCTCCTCAGCAAATAAGTGCTTGGGCCACTAAAAAAATACCTAATGGAGAGATAGTTGGAGAGGTGACAAAACCCTATACTTTTCATTACAAAACCAATAAACCGGAAAAAGATGGATTATTTTGTGAAAGGATTTTTGGGCCTATAAAGAGTGGAATTTGCGCTTGTGGAAATTATCGAGTGATCGGAGATGAAAAAGAAGACTCGCAATTTTGTGAACAATGTGGAGTTGAATTTGTTGATTCTCGGATACGAAGATATCAAATGGGATACATAAAACTGACATGTCCTGTAACTCATGTATGGTATTTGAAACGTCTTCCTAGTTATATTGCGAATCTTTTAGATAAACCTCTTAAAGAATTAGAAGGTCTAGTATACTGCGAT TTTTCTTTTGCTAGGCCCATAACGAAAAAACCTACTTTCTTACGATTAcgaggttcatttgaatatgAAATTCAATCCTGGAAATACAGCATCCCACTTTTTTTTACTACTCAAGGTTTCGATATATTTAGAAATCGAGAAATTTCTACTGGGGCGGGTGCTATCCGAGAACAATTAGCCGATTTAGATTTGCGAATTATTATAGAAAATTCGTTGGTAGAATGGAAACAATTAGGAGAAGAAGGTCCCACGGGGAATGAATGGGAAGATCGAAAAATTGTAAGAAGAAAAGATTTTTTAGTTAGACGTATGGAATTAGCTAAGCATTTTATTCGAACAAATATAGAACCGGAATGGATGATTTTATGTCTCTTACCGGTTCTGCCTCCCGAGTTGAGACCCATCATTCAGATAGAAGGGGGTAAACTGATGAGTTCAGATATTAATGAACTCTATAGAAGAGTTATCTATCGGAACAATACTCTTACTGATCTATTAACAACAAGTAGATCTACACCAGGGGAATTAGTAATGTGTCAGGAAAAATTGGTACAAGAAGCCGTGGATACACTTCTTGATAATGGAATCCGTGGACAACCCATGAGGGATGGTCATAATAAGGTTTACAAGTCATTTTCAGATGTAATTGAAGGAAAAGAGGGAAGATTTCGCGAGACTCTGCTTGGCAAACGGGTCGATTATTCGGGGCGTTCGGTGATTGTCGTTGGACCCTCACTTTCATTACATCGCTGTGGATTGCCTCGCGAAATAGCAATAGAGCTCTTCCAGACATTTGTAATTCGTGGTCTAATTAGACAACATCTGGCTTCGAACATAGGAGTTGCTAAGAGTCAAATTCGTGAAAAAAAGCCGATTGTCTGGGAAATCCTTCAAGAAGTTATGCAGGGGCATCCCGTATTACTGAATAGAGCACCTACTCTACATAGATTAGGCATACAGTCATTCCAACCCATTTTAGTGGAAGGACGCACTATTTGTTTACATCCATTAGTTTGTAAGGGGTTCAATGCAGACTTTGATGGGGATCAAATGGCTGTTCATGTGCCTTTATCTTTAGAAGCTCAAGCAGAGGCTCGTTTACTTATGTTTTCTCATATGAATCTCTTATCTCCAGCTATTGGAGATCCCATTTCTGTACCGACTCAAGATATGCTGATTGGACTCTATGTATTAACGAGCGGCACTCGTCGAGGTATTTGTGCAAACAGATATAATCCATGTAATCGaaaaaactatcaaaatgaAAGAATTTACGAAACAAACTATAAGTATATGAAAGAACCCTTTTTTTGCAATTCCTATGATGCAATTGGAGCTTATCGGCAGAAAAGAATCAATTTAGATAGTCCTTTGTGGCTTCGGTGGCAATTAGATCAACGCGTTATTGCTTCAAAAGAAGTTCCTATCGAAGTTCACTATGAATCTTTTGGTAACTATCATGAGATTTATGCACACTATCTGATAGTAAGAAgtgtaaaaaaacaaactttttgtatatatattcgaACCACAGTTGgtcatatttctttttatcGAGAAATCGAGGAAGCTATACAAGGTTTTTCTCAAGCTTGTTCATATGATACCTAA